A region from the Lepidochelys kempii isolate rLepKem1 chromosome 16, rLepKem1.hap2, whole genome shotgun sequence genome encodes:
- the LRRC26 gene encoding leucine-rich repeat-containing protein 26, which produces MAGWRGPATLLAFLFLCPLPSPSCPAICRCSSGEVDCRYRALRFVPENLPTNASAVWLGYNHIAVLKAHSFRSQQALQNLSLRNNVLVSIHSQALAGLGALRELDLSNNYLTVLTAEIFLPLPGLVVLNVGANKLGQLPPEVLKALPCLQELFLHSNALRSLHASVFLNLTAVRSLTLQGNPWACTCKIQPLFLWIMGNRDKIQEENLILCRFPEHLNKYPLLAIGNESFSHCQDSLLHPQDYAFFLLIGPASFLASILICLLLGSLAVAYNYLLKELCYW; this is translated from the exons ATGGCTggctggaggggcccagccactCTCCTAGCCTTTCTCTTCCTgtgcccactcccctcccccagctgccctgccatcTGCAGATGCTCCTCTGGGGAAGTGGACTGCCGTTACCGAGCCTTGCGCTTTGTGCCTGAAAACCTGCCTACCAATGCCAGTGCCGTGTGGCTGGGCTACAACCACATTGCCGTCCTCAAGGCTCACTCCTTCCGCTCGCAGCAGGCGCTGCAGAACCTCAGCCTGCGCAACAATGTCCTGGTGAGCATCCACAGCCAGGCCTTGGCAGGGCTTGGGGCGCTGCGGGAGCTGGACCTGAGCAACAACTATCTCACCGTGCTCACGGCTGAGATCTTCCTGCCTCTCCCGGGCCTAGTGGTTCTCAACGTGGGGGCCAACAAGCTTGGCCAGCTGCCCCCAGAGGTGCTGAAAGCGTTGCCCTGCTTGCAGGAGCTCTTTCTGCACAGCAATGCCCTGAGGTCTCTGCATGCCAGCGTCTTTCTGAACCTGACTGCCGTGCGCTCCCTGACCCTGCAGGGCAACCCATGGGCGTGCACCTGTAAAATCCAGCCCCTCTTCCTCTGGATCATGGGCAACAGGGACAAAATCCAAG AGGAGAATTTGATCCTGTGCAGATTCCCAGAGCACCTCAACAAGTATCCCCTCCTAGCCATTGGCAACGAGTCCTTCAGCCACTGCCAGGACAGCTTGCTGCACCCCCAGGACTATGCCTTCTTCCTGCTCATCGGCCCGGCCTCCTTCCTGGCCAGCATCCTCATCTGCCTCCTACTTGGCTCCCTGGCTGTGGCCTATAACTATCTCCTGAAAGAACTTTGCTATTGGTGA